A window of Malania oleifera isolate guangnan ecotype guangnan chromosome 5, ASM2987363v1, whole genome shotgun sequence contains these coding sequences:
- the LOC131156420 gene encoding auxin-induced protein 6B-like: MSPAMGKCNKIRQIVRIRQMLRRWRRKAAAASSNRLTGGRVPSDVPAGHVAVCVGSSSRRFVVRATYLNHPIFKNLLVQAAEEYGFTNPGPLAIPCDESVFEEVLRLVSLPDPADSDRYPSLEELQRCCHVGAPESRPLLNGFAEKSIC, from the coding sequence ATGTCGCCGGCGATGGGAAAATGCAACAAGATCCGTCAGATCGTGAGAATCCGGCAAATGCTGCGGCGGTGGAGGAGGAAGGCGGCTGCGGCGTCCTCCAACCGCCTCACCGGTGGGCGAGTGCCGTCGGACGTTCCGGCCGGACACGTGGCGGTGTGCGTCGGGAGCAGCTCCCGGAGGTTCGTGGTGCGGGCGACGTACCTGAACCACCCGATCTTCAAGAACCTCCTGGTCCAGGCGGCGGAGGAGTACGGCTTCACCAACCCGGGCCCCCTGGCGATTCCGTGCGACGAGTCGGTCTTCGAGGAGGTCCTCCGGCTCGTGTCGCTGCCCGACCCCGCCGACTCCGACCGGTACCCGAGTCTCGAGGAGCTTCAGAGATGCTGCCACGTGGGCGCGCCGGAGTCGCGGCCGCTCCTGAACGGGTTCGCTGAGAAATCGATCTGCTAG